The following are encoded together in the Peromyscus leucopus breed LL Stock chromosome 1, UCI_PerLeu_2.1, whole genome shotgun sequence genome:
- the Tnnt3 gene encoding troponin T, fast skeletal muscle isoform X13 yields MSDEETEQVEEEAQEEEVQEEAPEPEEKPRPKLTAPKIPEGEKVDFDDIQKKRQNKDLMELQALIDSHFEARKKEEEELIALKERIEKRRAERAEQQRIRAEKERERQNRLAEEKARREEEDAKRRAEDDMKKKKALSSMGANYSSYLAKADQKRGKKQTAREMKKKILAERRKPLNIDHLSDDKLRDKAKELWDTLYQLETDKFEFGEKLKRQKYDITTLRSRIDQAQKHSKKAGATAKGKVGGRWK; encoded by the exons ATGTCTGACGAGGAAAC TGAACAAGTCGAGG AAGAGGCCCAGGAAGAAG AAGTCCAGGAGGAAG CCCCGGAACCAG AGGAGAAACCAAGACCCAA ACTCACCGCTCCTAAGATCCCAGAAGGGGAGAAAGTAGACTTCGAT GATATTCAGAAAAAGCGTCAGAACAAGGACCTCATGGAGCTCCAGGCTCTCATTGACAGCCACTTTGAAgccagaaagaaggaggaggaggaactgatTGCACTCAAGGAGAGAATT GAGAAGCGCCGTGCGGAAAGAGCTGAGCAGCAAAGAATCCGTGCTGAGAAGGAGCGGGAACGCCAGAACAGACTGGCG gaggagaaggccagaagagaggaagaagatgcCAAGAGGAGAGCTGAGGATgacatgaagaagaagaaggcccTGTCCTCCATGGGTGCCAACTACAGCAGCTACCTGGCCAAG GCTGACCAGAAGAGAGGCAAGAAGCAGACAGCcagggagatgaagaagaagattcTTGCCGAGAGACGCAAGCCTCTGAACATCGACCATCTTAGTGATGACAAGCTGAG GGACAAGGCCAAGGAACTCTGGGATACCCTGTACCAACTGGAGACTGACAAATTTGAGTTTGGGGAGAAGCTGAAACGCCAGAAATACGAT ATCACCACCCTCAGGAGCCGCATTGACCAAGCCCAGAAGCA CAGCAAGAAGGCTGGTGCCACAGCCAAGGGCAAAGTCGGTGGGCGCTGGAAGTAA
- the Tnnt3 gene encoding troponin T, fast skeletal muscle isoform X7, with amino-acid sequence MSDEETEQVEEEAQEEEVQEEAPEPEEVQEEEKPRPKLTAPKIPEGEKVDFDDIQKKRQNKDLMELQALIDSHFEARKKEEEELIALKERIEKRRAERAEQQRIRAEKERERQNRLAEEKARREEEDAKRRAEDDMKKKKALSSMGANYSSYLAKADQKRGKKQTAREMKKKILAERRKPLNIDHLSDDKLRDKAKELWDTLYQLETDKFEFGEKLKRQKYDITTLRSRIDQAQKHSKKAGATAKGKVGGRWK; translated from the exons ATGTCTGACGAGGAAAC TGAACAAGTCGAGG AAGAGGCCCAGGAAGAAG AAGTCCAGGAGGAAG CCCCGGAACCAG AGGAAGTCCAAGAAG AGGAGAAACCAAGACCCAA ACTCACCGCTCCTAAGATCCCAGAAGGGGAGAAAGTAGACTTCGAT GATATTCAGAAAAAGCGTCAGAACAAGGACCTCATGGAGCTCCAGGCTCTCATTGACAGCCACTTTGAAgccagaaagaaggaggaggaggaactgatTGCACTCAAGGAGAGAATT GAGAAGCGCCGTGCGGAAAGAGCTGAGCAGCAAAGAATCCGTGCTGAGAAGGAGCGGGAACGCCAGAACAGACTGGCG gaggagaaggccagaagagaggaagaagatgcCAAGAGGAGAGCTGAGGATgacatgaagaagaagaaggcccTGTCCTCCATGGGTGCCAACTACAGCAGCTACCTGGCCAAG GCTGACCAGAAGAGAGGCAAGAAGCAGACAGCcagggagatgaagaagaagattcTTGCCGAGAGACGCAAGCCTCTGAACATCGACCATCTTAGTGATGACAAGCTGAG GGACAAGGCCAAGGAACTCTGGGATACCCTGTACCAACTGGAGACTGACAAATTTGAGTTTGGGGAGAAGCTGAAACGCCAGAAATACGAT ATCACCACCCTCAGGAGCCGCATTGACCAAGCCCAGAAGCA CAGCAAGAAGGCTGGTGCCACAGCCAAGGGCAAAGTCGGTGGGCGCTGGAAGTAA
- the Tnnt3 gene encoding troponin T, fast skeletal muscle isoform X15: MSDEETEQVEEEAQEEEEVQEEEKPRPKLTAPKIPEGEKVDFDDIQKKRQNKDLMELQALIDSHFEARKKEEEELIALKERIEKRRAERAEQQRIRAEKERERQNRLAEEKARREEEDAKRRAEDDMKKKKALSSMGANYSSYLAKADQKRGKKQTAREMKKKILAERRKPLNIDHLSDDKLRDKAKELWDTLYQLETDKFEFGEKLKRQKYDITTLRSRIDQAQKHSKKAGATAKGKVGGRWK; the protein is encoded by the exons ATGTCTGACGAGGAAAC TGAACAAGTCGAGG AAGAGGCCCAGGAAGAAG AGGAAGTCCAAGAAG AGGAGAAACCAAGACCCAA ACTCACCGCTCCTAAGATCCCAGAAGGGGAGAAAGTAGACTTCGAT GATATTCAGAAAAAGCGTCAGAACAAGGACCTCATGGAGCTCCAGGCTCTCATTGACAGCCACTTTGAAgccagaaagaaggaggaggaggaactgatTGCACTCAAGGAGAGAATT GAGAAGCGCCGTGCGGAAAGAGCTGAGCAGCAAAGAATCCGTGCTGAGAAGGAGCGGGAACGCCAGAACAGACTGGCG gaggagaaggccagaagagaggaagaagatgcCAAGAGGAGAGCTGAGGATgacatgaagaagaagaaggcccTGTCCTCCATGGGTGCCAACTACAGCAGCTACCTGGCCAAG GCTGACCAGAAGAGAGGCAAGAAGCAGACAGCcagggagatgaagaagaagattcTTGCCGAGAGACGCAAGCCTCTGAACATCGACCATCTTAGTGATGACAAGCTGAG GGACAAGGCCAAGGAACTCTGGGATACCCTGTACCAACTGGAGACTGACAAATTTGAGTTTGGGGAGAAGCTGAAACGCCAGAAATACGAT ATCACCACCCTCAGGAGCCGCATTGACCAAGCCCAGAAGCA CAGCAAGAAGGCTGGTGCCACAGCCAAGGGCAAAGTCGGTGGGCGCTGGAAGTAA